The window GCGACAGGACGGGAGTCTTTTCGCGActgttttggtgtgttttcccCAGCCCAAGAAGTCCGACCTCTCCGCGCTGAGACGCAGTTCGTCCGCCGCGGCTGACTGTCAGGCTCACACACGATAGAAATAAATATCACGCTGAGTCTCCGCGAAGCTCTCAGGGAGGAAAAGATCACCTCTGAAATGCGTGCTGCTtgcttagtgtgtgtgtgagtgtggtgtgtgttgtgtcaggcAGGGTGAGCGCTGCTCCTGAGCGGGCTGAGGGTCCCCTCCGCTCGGCTGCGGGTGCTGAAGATCCCCAGGTACGCAGGACGGATCCCATGTGCGTCTGGCACAGCCTCGGTGTGATAAATGTGTTCGTGCGGCCACCTAGCTTACATTCTCGTCTAACACCACCGCGCCGAGcgccgagctgctgctgctgctgctgctgcaggagagagcGGAAAATctgcaggaaaaataaatagatttgAAAGAAAAATTGGTTTGTGGATATGATTGATTGGCTGATTGGTGCGGCGATTGGCTGGTTGCTTTTGGACTGGGTTAATTGGGCTACTTGGGGTtggaaaaggtgttttttttcctctcgaGAGAACTGTAATGCTGCTTGAACCTGAGacaaaatcaaacttttttattatttattttaaaatcttactgttaaTTTATGTGTTACGTGTATTAACTTGATTGTGTTTATTATCTGATTATAtcagcatttttatttgttcacttatatatatttttattcctATAGATGGCTCCTTTTCCATTAATCCATTGTTTGACATGTCTAAATATGTCGATCAATGAATCCGTCTTTCTTCTTGTATTATATGTGGACAgtttatgctttttttcttgGTTAGACAAGTACAGTGAAACAAGTGCAGCACTTGACCTGCATGGTAACCCCCTATGGGTCACCACTTAAACCACAACAGCACCAAAACCCACCTCTGTGGAATACTTtgcagtacttttttttttttttttttttttgtgcagccCACAGCCTGCAGGTATAAAATGACTGGCCTATTTCTGCAAATTACACCCTGCATGTGCAGGTTTCTTTCACAGAGGAAAagcaagcaaaaacacacaggtgcAGGTTCGACATAAAGGCTTATTTGTTGCTGGGTGAAGTGGCCCTGCCTGTTGGCCCTTCACAGCCTGTCACtctcaaacaaactgaaagccATGTAACAGCTTatacacaaagcagcagagagcacagaTCCACTCGATGTTACAAAACACGGAGGTGCAAGCATGTTTAATCTGCCTTATGTTCCTGATCTGAGGTGAATTTAATCAACAGTTTACGCTAAAAGTGCTGACGGGACAATCTTGTCAGACGCGAGGTGGACAGTGAACGCACCACAACTCTGTTAATCCACTTTTAGAAGCCAAACCacacctgacagacacacatgtgtACAGGCTGACCCCAGGGCTGATTACTAATCATGCAAAGCAGGAAACTGTCCCCAGACCCCAAACCCCCCAGGGTCCCCAAAAAGCCCCACTTTCACTGTGTCAATTGTtgttattgctgttgttgttttggcaTGTTGATTAACTGCAAATTCATTGGGGAAAAGTGTACCATAAAGTACAAACTGCTGGGTTGTGTATTATTAACTAATAATAATGTGGCCCTGTCTTGCAGAGGGCCAAACATGGTCCCCAAGTcctcacaaaaaagaaaaaaaaaacatgaagtgaatgaaaaatgttaacAATGTCACTATGAGTCATTACAAACAATAACAGTCTTGTTTATTGTTCAATCAAACCAAGAAGACATGAATGCTGCGAGGAGAACAACGTGTTCTGGTTAGTTCTGCATCCTAAAGTTTGTTTATATAATGCTGGCACAGTAACAGAGGTGACTAAATGTTGATGTGATGTATCGTCTGCATAATCAGATGATCACAGCAACAAACTGGCGCCATTGGCTGTCTCAAAAGAAATCAATCTAAGATGTCGGAATGTTAAGTTATACGACACCACACCTAAATGACAGAATAAGTCATTTGTCAGTGCATTACAAAACGATCTATATGAGAGGTTTGATGGGGGATGAGGACACTACAGCTGTACAGTCATCAAGTTTAGGCGACTAAAACTACTCAGTACATCTTCATGGTGAGAAGAAAACTTTAACAAAATGCGTAAAGTTCTAAAGATCTCAGTCGTGGTTGACGGCCTGGTTGTGACGTCTGTGGTTAGTGATTGTAACAGGTGTGTTTGAACAATACAGGCTCCAGAGGTGAGCTGGAAATGGCGCAAGTATGAAGCACTGAGAGCAGGAAACATGCCATGATCACTTGCTCTGTCAGGAATACAACAGAAGAGCAAGTGGTCCATTTGTttgcagtgcagccaaacaaactgtgGACTGAGAGGGTAATCAGCTCCCATTgttttaagaaaaaagaaatcatcttTCTCATGATCGAACACTGTCTCCCGCGTCACGCCAAACGGGCACATGCAcctgcttttgtcttttgcaTTACGTCCAGATGATGCTACCTGTCCAGCATGTTAGCAGCAAGGAGTCAGACATTCTTCTCAGTAATGGGTGGAGACCAAATTAAAGCTAAAAGGAGTGTGAGTATTGGACACAAACATGGCTCCCATGGGATGCTAATGTGGCCATGAGTGAGCCATTACAGTTTTATAAGGTGACAATAATGTCAGCGTTGTGTTTATTGCTCGTTCCACTGCACCCaaatggcagaaaaagaaaagaaaagaaaaatcactgaatgctgctttaaggattaagaaagaaagacaggttGTTTTAATCCATTTGAGCAACCATTTGACAATCTTATTACTGAGGACAGTcataaaagaagaaacagaatgaaagaaagaggaaaggacAAAGAAAATTGAGGGAGTAGTTACTCTATTGGAATGTCAAGGCCTGTGAGCTCTTCTGTGTGGCTGATACGACTGaaatgtaaacagattttttcaaatatttgactTTCTTGATTCTTTAATCGTCCCGCTAGTTCATAGGGCTTCATGACCCGAACTCATCTTTTGATTTGACAATAAGTGAAGCTGAACTGTCAACTTCTCGCTGCTTCTCATTCATTATCAACGTGTGAATGCAGGAGAGAGTTACATAACAGCCAAACAACGTATCCTGGTTTAGTCTGAGTGTTTTAACCTTGAAGCAGAGCAGGAACACACAGTTATGGTCTAAAGGAAACACAGAATGTCTGTCACATCTGGGTCACAAGTGAGCTGCAAAAATCATCCTTGATATGTAGAAGTTATTACATAATGAGCAGGGAAGGAGGGAGCATGGGGGACATGCTTCCCCCATACTGTGCTGTGCATAGCTGACATATGAAACAGTGCACAAATGATGCACAGCTTGTGTGATGTGGCATTAATGAGGATAGTTTCTTACTACGTGAGTATAAATTATAagcatttctttctctcactttagGTCAGAGGTTTGCAAACTTTGAGGTGCACCTCTTCAGGAGGGCACAGGAGAGTCGATTAGGCtttgcagagggagagatgggatgcacagacatgcatgcTGGTGTCCTAGGGACAATGGGAAGTTAGCTATTGTACTTGGTGATTTAGATTTGGGTCAAAAATCTCATTCCTTCACATACCTCAGTCAAATCTTAACCCACAGATATGATACACACATGTTTAGACTCAGTTTGATTTACACTTTGCATATCTGCCTGAGGTCCATTGCAAAAAAACGCCTACAAACACGTTCACAAAGAAAGACTCTACCCTTACCCTCTACCCTCTACCCTCTACCCTCTACCCTCTACCCTAACCCTTAGAACTTCTTGCCTGAGAGAGATTATTACTCGGCATCTTGCATTTCTAACATGTGGCTGATATTGTGAAACTgtcacagtttggtttggtttaggcaccaaaactacttagattcaggaaaagatcatggccagggttaaaataagtatgtttaCATACGTGATGTAAGTTCATTTATAACATCACATATTTTATGTACTTATTTCACATTTGTGACATAATTTAAGTTCTACTTAAGTTAAATTACATAAGTTAAAGTAGGTCAATGATGACTTTTGGTTTCAAATGAGACATGAATCCTGGTCTCATGTGCTAAAGCCCTGTCTTTGACCCGTCCATCCACCAGAACATCCTCCATCTGTGGACATTTTCACTCTTTACACTACTTCCACTTGCTCTGAGCAGCTCATTTTCccacaaatgtattttgtttggACGTAGTTGAAAACCTGAGGCATGTTGAACAGACGCTGAGGGGTGTGGCGACCTGGGAATGAGAAGGGTCTgaacattcatggtccccagaggatgaattctcATGACTATCATGAGGTTTGGTTTACGACTTCATGTTCCTTACAGGATTACTTCAACTTGATGATCCTTTAACTTTCTATTtggtgccatcatcaggtcagtttgttcatttgtccatttcttttggtttatgaccaaatttCTGCAAAATAGcgacactcccatcagcctcggaTGTACTTGTTATTCCAGTGAGAAAATGTGAGAACGCGAGCTAAACTAAGATAGTGAGCATGGTAAACATAAGACTTGCTAGCCATCAGCATGTTGATAGTAGACAGTAGAGAATGAGACGGGACTGGTGATGTCAGAGGGAGATGCACCAAAAGGTCTTTGGCCCATATACATACAGTCTCCAGCACACCAAACACACTGATTATGTTTCTCAGAAAACTACAGACATGAATGAAGACTGTGAGACtgactggaagaaaaaaatgacaggagtgaatttaaaatgtgatgatgttGGTGGTCAAGGAAGCAGGGCTGAGTCACTGGGAGGAATTAAtgctataaacacacacacatacacacaaaagcacacactcCTGCAGGGAAGCTGtgcaagcagacacacactaaACGCATGCTACCACACAtgcatattcattttttttctgtctcactcaaacacacacacacacacacacacacactccgcccCTCTGCGGTCTCTAACAGTGTGTTTTTGCCAAACACCTGTGTAATCGTACAGCTGTGGAGAATGCTGGGAAAGGACCGGGGGAACTGAACACCGCACAGCTAATACCCTTTGATTCCACCCGgatcactgagtgtgtgtgtgtgtgtgtgtgtgtgtgtgtgtgtgtgtgtgtgtgtgtgtgtgtgtgtgtgtgtgcgtgtgtgtgtgtgtgtgtgtgtgtgtaaagtgtgaGTGCTTTTGGagtttggagagagagagagagagaaggaggaaaagcaaGAGAGTAGATGAGTGTTGGCTcaagtttgttttgtgtgtgtgtgtgtgtgtgtgtgtgtgtgtgtgtgtgtgtgtgtgtgtgtgtgtgtgtgtgtgtgtgtataatctGTCCCCAGTATCAGCATTCTGGAACattcctccatcctcctcctcccgctgaACTCATTGAGCGCCCTCTTCTTAAAAACAGTCAAAGCATCCATCACAGAGCTAGAAACTGCTGTCACCTTTTTCTTCTGAgcagaaaactttttttttttttcctttttggatCACAAAATAATTTCTGCGATCCACAGTCCGtgaccacatgcacacacacacaggtcagaatATCATTCATTTCCCATTACTCATATTTACTTTAATTATTAATGTTACAGGATCAAGATCCATATTTTAATGTGGATTTTAAAGTATTAGAGGCATTAAAGGTTGATGGAAAAGGCACAGGGTTGtacggtggtgcagcaggtagtgcacgtgcctcacagcaacaaggttgccggttcgattcccggatcgggcctttctgtgtgaagtttgcatgttcttcccgtgcatgcgtgggttctccgggtactccggcttcctcccacagaccaaaaacatgctcattaggttgattggtgactctaaaattgcccctaggtgtgagtgtgagtgtgaatggttgtgtgtgtatatatgttgccctgcgaccggtccagggtgtaccccgcctcccacccattgacagctgaccccgaaagggataagcggcatagaaaatggatggatggaaaaggcacaataaaaaaaaaaactttgcttcTTTAGCtgctttttgccttttttgaaaaaaaaaaagaagaagaagaagctgtttccacTGTTGGTGCTGGATATTCTCATAACacgcaaaaaaacaaaattttaaGGACCTCTCTCTATTTTTCTACATGGCAAAGGCAACTCAGCTCATACTTAAACCTACACTTATACACTTAGCGTAGCCTCGTGTATTTGCCTCAAACCAGTTGATGGAAgcgacattttgtttttgccttttgcaCCATTTCAAAAGTTTGCTTCAAATTCACTAGACAGTAACATGGAAAAACAACTACTGTTCCTCACATTCTCATTTTTAATTCCCCCCCCCATTACATTAAGTTCCTTTAGctgacacttttatccaaagtgacttaCCAATCACAGCACAACAGAGAATTCAAAGCTTTCATACATCTTTCTTTAAGTCCTCAAAAAGAAACTGTACCTTTAAAACATACAGTTTGTTCAAACTAATGTCCCACTTCACCGCCAATCATACTTTAAGATAACGGGTGGCACTTATGGTGGCCAGTCAGATTTCCCCAGGCCGCTCTTCAGAGCATGTCCCGGGCATGCAAGAATAAGGTTTGGTTTAAATGAACTATGCAGCATTTTCCTCCTTGGTTCAATTCTTTTCAGCTGGTGTCCAAAATGATCAgattctttctctctgtatcaTCTCTGCATGGCAATTACAGCATGGTAAAGGGTAGGGTAAAAAGATTGTCCTTCCATTAATGGACGTTAATAGCTGGTCTGTGGGATGCAGAGTCTGGTCTTCCTCAGGTCACCACCCTCCTACAGAAGCCTTTAGACCATAGAATAGTATTTCCCTCTGCTGTGCACAACTGTTGTCATCATTAATCTGAAAAATAGAATTGCTCcaatgctgctgctctccaaTGCAGCTCAAAAATATTCTTGCCCACGATTAACGGTAATTCACATTGGTCAAAGGACTCAGGTTCGACTCATGCAGTTCAGATAGAAGTTTCAGTAATGAGCTACAGATTTCCAGCTTCCACACCTGACTGGAATGTGGCTGAGCAGCAACACCTGCTCTTTCAGgtaaaagtgacatttttaacaGTTAAAGACGAAGATGAAGAGTAACTGAGGGTCTTTTCAGTGGGGAAAGATCAGCAGGTGTCAGATCTCACCGTAGAATACTTGGTTGGTGTGAGTCTGTGTCAGAGTGTGAGGGTGGATATTTCTAGAaggcagtgtgtgcgtgtgtgtgtgtgtgtgtgtatgtgtgtgtgtgtgtgtgtgtgtgtgtgtgtgtgtgtgtgtgtgtgtgtgtgtgtgtgtgtgtgtgtgtgtgtgtgtgtggtgttatCCTGGCCGGGGTGTTTCTTTGGGATAAGGAGGCGCCATGGTTTACACAGGTGTCTCCagcgtgtatgtatgtgtgcgtgagtgcgtgtgtgtacagtatgtgtgtgtgagcgtgagagtgagagagagggaaaaacgAGAAAGAGGGCCTGAGGGAGGCAGCTGGGGTCAAGCTCAGGCCACTTCCTTCGGTTTACAAAGTAAAAATTGTTTTCTCGGTAAGTGCAGTTTTATTTActgctgtttatgtgcatgttgaATTTGCCCATAAACCTTCCTCTATGTCTGTAAATGACCCAAGAAATGTTCGTACATTTGGCTCAGCTGGAAAAGTTGGGAGATGGATTAAAGTATTAAAGGGTTCTTTCATGCTATTTGCCTGCTTTTGCCCATCAGTTGCATCAGTAATGATAGCAAAGAACTCTGAGATCTGGAGACATGGTGACAGTTTCCACACAGATGAGTGAAGCCAGCAGGAGCATCAGCAGGACCCTTTGGTCTTCTTTAGTTTTATCATGAAACCCAATTTTCCTACAGATCATCATTGTTATCTTCACcgtctccatcatcatcatcatcatcatcatcaacatcatcatcatcatcatcagcatcatcagcatcctcactaatttcatgttcttcttcttcttcttcttcttgttcatAATCATCTTAGTCCTAAGCAGCTTCGTCATCAGTCTCATCATCGTTAACCTCACATCTTCAcccatcatcatcctctttaccatcatcatcatcatcactagcttcatcatcatcgtcatcatcatcatcctctcaaGCTTCATCATCAGTCTCATCATTGTTAacctcaccatcatcatcctctcaaGCTTCATCATCAGTCTCATCATTGTTAacctcaccatcatcatcctctcaaGCTTCATCATCAGTCTCATCATTGTTAgcctcaccatcatcatcctctcaagcttcatcatcatcatcagtctcaTCATTGTTAgcctcaccatcatcatcctctcaagcttcatcatcatcatcaggctCATCATTGTTAgcctcaccatcatcatcctctcaagcttcatcatcatcatcaggctCATCATTGTTAgcctcaccatcatcatcctctcaaGCTTCATCATCAGTCTCATCATTGTTAacctcaccatcatcatcctctcaaGCTTCATCATCAGTCTCATCATTGTTAgcctcaccatcatcatcctctcaaGCTTCATCATCAGTCTCATCATTGTTAacctcaccatcatcatcctatcaagcttcatcatcatcatcagactcaTCATTGTTAgcctcaccatcatcatcctctcaaGCTTCATCATCAGTCTCATCATTGTTAgcctcaccatcatcatcctctcaaGCTTCATCATCAGTCTCATCATTGTTAacctcaccatcatcatcctctcaagcttcatcatcatcatcaggctCATCATTGTTAgcctcaccatcatcatcctctcaaGCTTCATCATCAGTCTCATCATTGTTAGCCttaccatcatcatcctctcaagcttcatcatcatcatcaggctCATCAATTTCAAACTATATATGTCTTTCtcaatatcatcatcatcatcggtATCATCACACTAGTACTTGATGacatgatcatcatcattatcatcatcatggtTCACTGGTTCTTGTTCAGTGATATTCATCATCACCTAAATCCTAATGATTAATGTCATATGTGAAAAGCATTCTGCTTTGCCGTATTATTATGAAAATATCACCCCTCCTGTCTAAAAATGATCTTTCACAAAAATAACAGTTGATTATTTTTACCTTCTTTTGATTTATTAAACTCAAATGTAGGTTTCAGTGTTCGACTCCGACTTCTGCTGACTGGACACGGACGACCCACAGCAGCCATGTGGGAGCACATTTGAATATAACTATTGTGCTTAAGTGCAATGttgagaggagtgtgtgtgcgtgcgtcgctgtgtgtgtgtgtgtgtatgtgtgtgtgtgtgtgtgtgtgtgtgtgtgtgtgtgtgtgtgtgtgcacgtatgtgtgtgagtgtgtgtgttgagaggtTTAAAAGGAAGGCAGAGGTGCAGAGTCAGCaaacagaaaggagagagagagtggaaagTTGAGAGATAttctgggagagagagagcaagggaAAGAATGacctacagagagagagagagagagagaggggaggaaaagtaaaaatagagagaaagacGAGAGAGAGGGGTAAGAGAGGCAGATGGGGGACGGCAGTGGCCTAAACCAGGGATTTGTTGCTTTCTCCCAAACtcaaatcaacacacacacaaacccacacgcatacacactctCATCACACACTCATAGATAGATGAAGAGAGGCTGCTTCATTTTGGCACCACATGCAACCCAACCATGGTTGCCGCTGAGGTCTGCtctttgtggtgtgtgtgtgtgtgtgtgtgtgtgtgtgtgtgtgtgtgtgtgtgtgtttgtagagcTGCGGTGTGCTCAGATGCTGTATAAAAAGAACAGAACCACTTCAGATGCAAAGCTCGGGCTCGACTGCTCAGTTGATACAAGAAGTGTGTTTGTTAgagccacaacacacacaaacacacacatatgggcacacacaggcacacactgaGTTCTTTAGTTGCACTCAGTGTTTTGAACTACAAGCTTTCGGGTGATGCTCATTACATCCTGTGAAAGCACACTGGTCATCAGCATAAACGTGTGTATCACAGCTTTAAACTTTGGGGCCTGGTCACATCAGCATTTAAAAGGACcacattttgagacaaaatcaATGAATTCCAATGGAACTGCATCAGACAACAGCAGGGGAGAAGTAGATCTACACAAGTGAGTAAATCAGTTAATCAAATATTTCAAGTCAAGTTCAGTGACTTAAATACTGTCTgtctatccatctatccatctgCATTAGTACAGTTTAGTTTGGGTTAGATTACACCATCCACCACTGGGCTTTCAGGGGgaatatttattcattattttagtTCATCCGTCTTACTGAACATACGTCTTAATGAACGGACTTAGATTTTTGGCAACTGTGCGCCTGAGCACCTTCTGTGTGTTGATATTTAAACAAAAGGTCAGCTATTGCTGGAAAGCTTAGCTTCCAAAATCCAATcagaataaatgtgtgtgcgtgcatgcgcgtgtatctatatgtgtgtgtgtgttctcattgAACAGATTGCAGTATAATCTCCTGTTGATCCTTTTTTCTGACCGTTAGTTCCCACACTGAAATAATTCTCATTAATTACATTGAGACTTTTCATAATAATCAGTGTGACTCTGTTTCTGCATTCTGTGTAGATCTGCAGAGTTGCAATGAACGGTAGTCTcttaatgtcattaaaagaagTGTCGATCCACATACAGTGCTTGttcccttcctttccttttgttatgattgttatgatttgttgcatttgttttggtgtATCCTGGATGCGGTGTGTCATCCCGGGCctaagagggtgtgtgtgtgtgtgtgtgtgtgtgtgtgtgtgtgtgtgtgtgtgtgtgtgtgtgtgtgtgtgtatgagtgtgtgtgtgtgtttgtgttctgctctctctgcccttgTTACAGGTTGCAGGTCGGGAGTAGTGATTGGCCGGTGCTGCTACTTAAGGGGGAGGTCGGTGgaccgtctccctctcctgcttctccttccgcTTCCAAGAGAGGGCTGTGTCAGATGGTGTTGCTGCCGCTGTGGCCAGTGgctgagattgtgtgtgtttgtcaactgttattgttattattgtaaatactattaatataatattaatattatccTAACGAGGTGAGTCGTATAGTAGCTGTagagttttgtaatttattttattttactttggacagGAAAGATTCAACAAAAtggaagtcttttgtttgttattttggccatgCCCTCCCAGACGCCATTGCTACttggttaaataaataaaccttgtTAGACTGCAGAGTTTGTGACCggcctttcttgggagctgggaggaagaggggagcccttttgtgttgtgtcctggttcccctagtCTGGGGCATAacactttcttttcttaaaaGCAATCAGAAAGTATTTagaaagcacaaagacattTCGAATGCATTGCCTTGCCCTGGACCTTAACCTTAATCCACACTGAATTATAACGGTAAAGAATAACTTTACTCCACTGCCCTCTCTGGTTTCTAGTTTCATCAGCTTTACCTTTAAGATTCTGGCCTTACTTCACTGCCCCAACCCTTCAtgtgtttgactgcatcttgcatgcacacatgacCTCCTAGATACAGTAAAAGTAGTTCACTAACCAagctgccttgatactctgccaacaaacttttttaaaaatgtttttaattgtatAGCTCCAGATGCGttgcaaataataaataattctcgtcagtctggtcagtttccccaggccttgaaaactgcagcaataaaacctctcctaaaaaagactaatctggatgcttcagtaataggtaactacaggccaatatcaaatcttccctttcgaggaaaaattattaaaagggttgtttttcaacaaatgcatgctttcatgatgcagaactatctttttaatgcatttcagtctgaatttcttcacagcactgagactgtacatacatacatctgaataatgatgcttccaaaacctcagtcttagtattattagatctcagtgctgcctttgacgcagttgatcatgacatacttcttgacagactggaaaagtgagTGGGACTTACTGACATTAGccctatttacaagatagagatTACTatgtgtcaattggtgagcatgtgcctgaatgaaaaaaagatgatgtgtggggtgccacaagggtccattctcggaccacttcttttcaatatctacatgttgcctctagctcagattatggagcatcataatatttcttatcatacttacgccaatgatacacaactttatatttccgTGTCATCAtatgactacagtcccttactttcactgagtgagtgtattcatcaaatcagtgggtggatgtgccagaattttcttcagcttaatgcagataagacagaagtgattgtatttggccccaaaaatagaaggtcaaagatcagtgatcaccttaactccatgtcactgacagcaacagataaagccagaaatcttggtgtaattattgattctgacctgaattttaacaaccatttaagGCTCATTACCAAATtagcctactaccacctgaaaaatataaccagaattaagggatgtctgtccaaagaagacatggaaaaacttgttcatgcattcattttcagtaggttggactattgcaatggagtctttactggcctaaacaaaaaaaaaacaattaggcaactacagctgattcaaaatgctgctgcccgagtccttacaaacaccagaaaaatggaccatatcacaccagtcctcagatcactacactggcttcctgtgagtcaaaaaatagactttaaaatcttactgttggtctacaaagcattaaatggtctaggaccacaatatattctagatttattgaccccgtatgaagtatccagacctctcaggtcatcagggacaggtctgttgtgtgttcccagaatcagaaccaaaca is drawn from Chaetodon trifascialis isolate fChaTrf1 chromosome 20, fChaTrf1.hap1, whole genome shotgun sequence and contains these coding sequences:
- the LOC139349020 gene encoding high-affinity zinc uptake system membrane protein ZnuB-like, whose protein sequence is MSYRFPASTPDWNVAEQQHLLFQIIIVIFTVSIIIIIIIINIIIIIISIISILTNFMFFFFFFFLFIIILVLSSFVISLIIVNLTSSPIIILFTIIIIITSFIIIVIIIILSSFIISLIIVNLTIIILSSFIISLIIVNLTIIILSSFIISLIIVSLTIIILSSFIIIISLIIVSLTIIILSSFIIIIRLIIVSLTIIILSSFIIIIRLIIVSLTIIILSSFIISLIIVNLTIIILSSFIISLIIVSLTIIILSSFIISLIIVNLTIIILSSFIIIIRLIIVSLTIIILSSFIISLIIVSLTIIILSSFIISLIIVNLTIIILSSFIIIIRLIIVSLTIIILSSFIISLIIVSLTIIILSSFIIIIRLINFKLYMSFSISSSSSVSSH